A window of the Microbacterium sp. LWH13-1.2 genome harbors these coding sequences:
- a CDS encoding NAD kinase, whose translation MNERNILVVAHAGREDTVDAARKVIDELRGAGARPVLAADDSVDLRAVDPRFADVDVLGETVQQDALELAIVLGGDGTILRAAELVRGCAAPVLGINMGHVGFLAEIDRDDMDAAVRRVIDRDYEVEDRLALSVRVKDVDGTVVYETFALNEATVEKASRERMIEVVLEIDGLPLSSFGCDGMVVSTPTGSTAYNFSAGGPVIWPSVEAIAVVPLSAHALFAKPLVVSPDAAVAIEMLEGTSGAGILWCDGRRSHDLPPGARVVVRRSSRPVRLARLHPTEFTNRLVRKFQLPVAGWRGQGPIA comes from the coding sequence ATGAACGAGCGCAACATCCTGGTCGTCGCCCACGCCGGGCGCGAGGACACGGTCGATGCAGCCCGGAAGGTGATCGACGAGCTGCGCGGCGCCGGTGCGCGCCCGGTGCTCGCGGCCGATGACAGCGTCGACCTGCGCGCGGTCGATCCGCGCTTCGCCGACGTCGACGTGCTCGGCGAGACGGTCCAGCAGGACGCGCTCGAACTCGCCATCGTCCTCGGAGGCGACGGCACGATCCTCCGTGCCGCCGAGCTCGTGCGAGGCTGCGCGGCACCGGTGCTCGGCATCAACATGGGACACGTCGGGTTCCTCGCCGAGATCGATCGGGACGACATGGATGCGGCCGTGCGACGCGTCATCGACCGCGACTACGAGGTCGAGGACCGTCTGGCTCTGTCGGTTCGGGTCAAGGACGTCGACGGCACGGTCGTGTACGAGACCTTCGCCTTGAACGAGGCGACGGTCGAGAAGGCCAGCCGTGAGCGCATGATCGAGGTCGTGCTCGAGATCGACGGACTCCCGCTGTCGAGCTTCGGCTGCGACGGCATGGTCGTGTCGACCCCGACCGGGTCCACCGCCTATAACTTCTCGGCAGGCGGCCCTGTCATCTGGCCGAGCGTCGAGGCCATCGCCGTCGTGCCGCTCTCAGCCCACGCGCTGTTCGCGAAGCCGCTCGTCGTGAGCCCGGATGCCGCAGTGGCGATCGAGATGCTCGAAGGCACTTCGGGCGCCGGCATCCTCTGGTGCGACGGTCGACGGTCGCACGACCTCCCGCCGGGCGCGCGTGTCGTGGTGCGGCGATCGTCGCGCCCTGTGCGGCTCGCCCGTCTGCACCCCACCGAGTTCACGAACCGATTGGTGCGCAAGTTCCAGCTGCCGGTCGCGGGCTGGCGAGGACAGGGGCCGATCGCATGA
- the scpB gene encoding SMC-Scp complex subunit ScpB, translated as MTDDVTEAPTDEVVRESPLSERIEAILLIIDEPIGLVALAAAVGSPVAAVRQTIETLVDDYDGKGQGPRRGFELREVGGGWRLYVREDHDDVVAEFVGGQAPARLSQAALETLAVIAYKQPVTRSQVASIRAVNVDSVVRTLLARGLITELFADSETGAINYGTSDALLQHLGINSLDELPPISPLLDDGADGFDEGTIR; from the coding sequence ATGACCGATGACGTGACAGAAGCCCCGACCGACGAGGTCGTTCGCGAATCGCCTCTCTCCGAACGGATCGAGGCGATCCTGCTGATCATCGACGAGCCGATCGGTCTCGTCGCTCTCGCGGCCGCGGTCGGCTCGCCCGTCGCTGCGGTGCGTCAGACGATCGAGACGCTCGTCGACGACTACGACGGCAAGGGTCAGGGGCCACGGCGCGGGTTCGAGCTCCGCGAGGTCGGTGGCGGCTGGCGTCTCTACGTCCGCGAGGATCACGACGACGTGGTCGCCGAGTTCGTCGGCGGCCAGGCTCCCGCGCGTCTGTCGCAGGCGGCGCTCGAGACGCTCGCGGTGATCGCCTACAAGCAGCCGGTCACTCGCAGCCAGGTGGCATCGATACGTGCGGTGAACGTCGATTCCGTGGTGCGCACGCTGCTCGCGCGCGGACTCATCACGGAGCTGTTCGCAGACTCCGAGACCGGTGCGATCAACTACGGCACCAGCGACGCACTCCTGCAACACCTGGGCATCAACTCGCTCGACGAGCTGCCCCCCATCTCTCCTCTGCTCGACGACGGCGCAGACGGCTTCGACGAAGGGACCATCCGATGA
- the recN gene encoding DNA repair protein RecN — translation MIEEMRMQGLGVIADAVLPLGAGFTAITGETGAGKTMVVTGLGLLLGQRADSGAVRAGATQASVAGVWIVPESGDVADIVADAGGELEPAGAGAAELYVSRTLSADGRSRASVGGRAAPAGVLSALAEELVVVHGQSEQLRLRSSAAQRDALDRFGGASIARALEAYASSFARWRELDAEITDITENRDRRAEEAVRLREALALIEAAAPEPGEDVELSARAERLANAEELRLAASLAHGALSNEEGEPDASALIAEARRALERVSDTSLTEISAGLADIGYRIADVAGQLSAYLADLDETGPHELAAVEERRAALGTLIRAHGSLDEALELWQTGSARLAELDDDGERLDRLEAERDTARAELDARADALTAERTAAAAKLGVAVSDELHALAMPDARLEVAVTPGAESAHGRDDVAILLAPHPGAEPRSVGKGASGGELSRVMLAIEVVIAGTDPVPTFVFDEVDAGIGGAAAIEVGRRLARLAEKSQVIAVTHLAQVAAFATNHLSVVKSHDGAVTASSVRRLEGEEREAEMARLLSGLTDSDAAITHARELLTLGTSTD, via the coding sequence ATGATCGAGGAGATGCGGATGCAGGGGCTCGGCGTGATCGCCGACGCCGTGCTGCCTCTCGGCGCAGGGTTCACCGCGATCACCGGCGAGACCGGTGCGGGCAAGACCATGGTGGTGACGGGTCTCGGGCTGCTGCTCGGACAGCGCGCGGATTCCGGTGCGGTGCGCGCAGGAGCGACGCAGGCATCGGTCGCCGGAGTATGGATCGTCCCCGAGTCCGGAGATGTCGCCGACATCGTCGCGGACGCCGGGGGAGAGCTGGAGCCCGCAGGAGCGGGTGCTGCAGAGCTCTACGTGTCTCGCACGCTCAGCGCCGACGGGCGCAGCCGAGCGAGCGTCGGAGGCCGCGCAGCGCCTGCGGGGGTGCTCTCCGCCCTTGCCGAGGAACTCGTCGTCGTCCACGGACAGTCGGAGCAGCTTCGACTGCGCTCATCCGCGGCTCAGCGGGATGCTCTCGACCGCTTCGGAGGTGCCTCCATCGCCAGGGCGCTCGAGGCGTACGCTTCGTCGTTCGCGCGCTGGCGCGAGCTCGACGCCGAGATCACCGATATCACGGAGAACCGCGATCGGCGGGCCGAAGAGGCCGTGCGCCTGCGCGAGGCGCTCGCCCTGATCGAGGCCGCGGCGCCCGAGCCGGGCGAGGACGTCGAGCTGTCCGCGCGGGCGGAACGCCTGGCGAATGCCGAGGAGCTCCGTCTCGCCGCCTCCCTGGCTCACGGCGCGCTCTCGAACGAAGAGGGCGAACCCGACGCATCCGCTCTGATCGCCGAAGCGCGTCGAGCGCTCGAGCGCGTCTCCGACACGTCACTCACAGAGATCTCCGCCGGCCTCGCCGACATCGGCTATCGCATCGCCGATGTCGCAGGTCAGCTGTCCGCGTACCTCGCGGACCTCGATGAGACCGGCCCGCATGAGCTCGCAGCGGTCGAGGAGCGCCGTGCGGCCCTCGGCACCCTGATCCGTGCGCACGGATCGCTCGATGAGGCACTGGAGCTCTGGCAGACGGGTTCTGCTCGGCTCGCCGAGCTCGACGACGACGGCGAGCGACTGGATCGGCTCGAAGCCGAGCGCGACACCGCTCGCGCCGAACTCGACGCCCGAGCCGATGCGCTGACCGCAGAGCGCACGGCAGCCGCCGCGAAGCTCGGCGTCGCCGTGAGCGATGAGCTGCACGCGCTCGCGATGCCCGACGCGCGACTCGAGGTCGCCGTCACACCGGGTGCCGAGAGCGCGCACGGCCGCGACGACGTCGCGATCCTGCTGGCACCGCACCCCGGAGCCGAGCCCAGATCGGTCGGCAAGGGCGCGTCCGGGGGAGAGCTCTCGCGTGTCATGCTCGCGATCGAGGTCGTGATCGCCGGAACCGACCCCGTGCCGACCTTCGTGTTCGATGAGGTCGACGCCGGCATCGGCGGCGCCGCGGCGATCGAGGTCGGGCGACGACTCGCCCGACTCGCCGAGAAGTCGCAGGTCATCGCGGTGACGCATCTCGCGCAGGTCGCGGCGTTCGCCACGAACCATCTCTCGGTCGTCAAATCCCACGACGGCGCGGTCACAGCATCCAGCGTCCGCCGTCTGGAGGGGGAGGAGCGCGAGGCCGAGATGGCCCGACTGCTCTCCGGACTGACCGATTCGGACGCCGCGATCACCCACGCTCGGGAACTTCTCACCCTCGGCACCTCCACTGACTGA
- a CDS encoding ScpA family protein, producing the protein MALSPEVEPSDTAAEAAATAAEGPAPTDLSEPPVADPGFRVSLTNFDGPFDLLLTLISKHEMDITEVSLSAVTNEFIAYLKELDDDEELDQASEFLVVAATLLDMKVAGLLPQGELVDAEAVALLEARDLLFARLLQYRAFKEVATWFARCLQREDRRHVRAVRLDEKHRKKTPELVWSLSADDFAALALLAFAPKEIPHVGLDHLHAPLVSIREQAAIVVTLLRTAESVSFRELVAGVTEPGIVVARFISVLELYRHAALSFEQLEPLGELTLRWAADTWSDETLASLGADYDR; encoded by the coding sequence GTGGCGCTGTCGCCTGAGGTCGAGCCGTCCGACACCGCGGCTGAGGCCGCAGCCACGGCTGCCGAGGGACCGGCACCCACCGATCTCAGCGAGCCACCGGTCGCCGATCCCGGATTCCGGGTCTCGTTGACGAACTTCGACGGACCGTTCGACCTGCTGCTCACTCTCATCTCGAAGCATGAGATGGACATCACCGAGGTGTCGCTGAGCGCCGTCACGAACGAGTTCATCGCGTACCTCAAGGAGCTCGACGACGACGAAGAGCTCGACCAGGCCTCCGAGTTCCTGGTGGTCGCGGCGACACTGCTCGACATGAAGGTCGCCGGTCTCCTGCCGCAGGGAGAGCTGGTGGATGCCGAGGCCGTGGCGCTGCTCGAAGCCCGCGATCTGCTGTTCGCACGCCTCCTGCAGTACCGCGCGTTCAAAGAGGTCGCGACGTGGTTCGCCCGCTGCCTGCAGCGTGAGGACCGCCGCCATGTGCGGGCCGTGCGTCTGGACGAGAAGCATCGCAAGAAGACACCCGAGCTCGTCTGGTCGCTCAGCGCCGACGACTTCGCCGCGCTGGCTCTGCTGGCGTTCGCGCCGAAGGAGATCCCTCACGTCGGGCTCGATCACCTGCACGCCCCGCTCGTGAGCATCCGGGAGCAGGCCGCAATCGTCGTGACCCTGCTGCGCACCGCCGAGTCGGTGAGCTTCCGCGAGCTGGTCGCGGGGGTCACGGAACCCGGGATCGTGGTCGCGCGATTCATCTCCGTCCTGGAGCTGTACCGCCATGCGGCGCTCTCCTTCGAACAACTGGAACCGCTCGGCGAGCTGACGCTGCGCTGGGCCGCCGACACCTGGTCGGACGAGACTCTGGCATCTCTGGGGGCCGACTATGACCGATGA
- a CDS encoding pseudouridine synthase → MSGFETPEGVRLQKVLSAAGVASRRVIEQYIVEGRIRVNGVTVTELGRRVDPENDLIDVDGAAVQLDVSKRYVMLNKPTGVVSSLRDENGRPDLRRFTDDYEERLYNVGRLDAETSGLLVLTNDGDLAHVLAHPSFGVTKVYIAKVEGEVTAQTISKLTKGIELDDGPIAADKARLLDTSRGSSLVELTLHSGRNRIVRRMLAAVGHPVTELVRRQFGPLHLGTLPVGKTRELTKIELGALLTLSRRDSGVAEAPGEQQENE, encoded by the coding sequence ATGAGCGGCTTCGAGACACCCGAGGGCGTGCGCCTGCAGAAGGTGCTGTCAGCGGCGGGCGTGGCCTCGCGGCGCGTGATCGAGCAGTACATCGTCGAAGGGCGCATCCGCGTCAACGGCGTGACCGTGACCGAGCTCGGCCGGCGCGTCGACCCCGAGAACGACCTCATCGACGTCGACGGCGCCGCTGTGCAGCTCGATGTGTCGAAGCGCTATGTGATGCTCAACAAGCCCACCGGCGTCGTGAGCAGCCTGCGTGACGAGAACGGCCGTCCCGACCTGCGCCGCTTCACCGACGACTATGAGGAGCGCCTCTACAACGTCGGACGTCTGGATGCCGAGACCAGCGGCCTGCTGGTCCTGACGAACGACGGCGACCTCGCACACGTGCTCGCGCACCCGTCGTTCGGCGTCACCAAGGTCTACATCGCGAAGGTGGAAGGCGAGGTGACGGCTCAGACGATCTCGAAGCTCACCAAGGGGATCGAGCTCGACGACGGGCCGATCGCCGCAGACAAGGCACGCCTGCTCGACACCTCCCGCGGGTCGAGCCTCGTGGAGCTGACCCTGCACTCGGGGCGCAATCGGATCGTGCGCAGGATGCTGGCCGCGGTCGGCCACCCCGTCACCGAGCTCGTGCGTCGGCAGTTCGGCCCGCTGCACCTGGGAACCCTCCCGGTTGGGAAGACGCGCGAACTGACTAAAATCGAACTGGGCGCGCTCTTGACTCTGTCGCGCCGTGATTCCGGTGTCGCCGAGGCGCCAGGCGAGCAGCAGGAGAACGAGTGA
- a CDS encoding prephenate dehydrogenase translates to MTDTTSAPTGARSSVAPRIAARLSGTVRVVGAGLLGASIGHALRAKGIDVVLADTSPAQLRLAIDYGAGRAVADDDAPTLIVVAVPPDVTADVIEAELARFPDAVVTDVASVKLEPFRSLRDRGVDITRYIGSHPLAGRERGGAISARADLFIGRPWVVCRDADTRAADLALVEALALDVGAMPLEMTPEEHDRSVALTSHVPQVVASLLAGRLAVADEGALRLSGQGVRDTTRIAASAPELWVQILGANAEPVVEILDALAADLREVSDALRAPEAPGARRVVAETIRQGNDGVERLPGKHGQNQRFESLVVMIDDTAGQLGRLFGELGELGVNVEDLRLEHSPGAQFGLAEISVEPAALHGAITGLQERGWRIAGTTND, encoded by the coding sequence GTGACCGATACGACGAGTGCGCCCACGGGGGCTCGGAGTTCCGTCGCGCCGCGAATCGCGGCCAGGCTCTCCGGAACCGTGCGCGTCGTCGGCGCCGGTCTGCTCGGCGCGAGCATCGGCCACGCGCTCCGCGCCAAGGGCATCGACGTCGTCCTCGCCGACACCTCACCCGCGCAGCTGCGCCTGGCGATCGACTACGGCGCAGGTCGTGCCGTGGCCGACGACGACGCACCGACGCTCATCGTCGTCGCCGTGCCGCCGGACGTCACCGCCGACGTGATCGAGGCGGAGCTGGCCCGATTCCCCGACGCCGTCGTCACGGACGTCGCGAGCGTGAAGCTCGAGCCGTTCCGCAGTCTGCGCGACCGCGGTGTCGACATCACGCGCTACATCGGCTCGCACCCTCTCGCCGGACGCGAGCGCGGCGGAGCGATCTCCGCACGCGCCGACCTCTTCATCGGTCGCCCCTGGGTCGTCTGCCGCGATGCCGACACCAGGGCCGCAGACCTCGCTCTGGTCGAGGCCCTCGCGCTCGACGTCGGCGCGATGCCGCTCGAGATGACCCCGGAGGAGCACGACCGCTCCGTCGCTCTCACGTCGCACGTTCCGCAGGTCGTCGCCAGCCTCCTCGCCGGACGGCTCGCGGTGGCCGATGAGGGCGCGCTGCGCCTGTCGGGCCAGGGTGTGCGTGACACGACGCGCATCGCGGCATCCGCCCCTGAGCTCTGGGTGCAGATCCTCGGCGCGAACGCCGAGCCCGTCGTGGAGATCCTCGACGCTCTGGCAGCCGATCTCCGTGAGGTGTCGGACGCCCTGCGCGCCCCTGAGGCGCCCGGCGCCCGGCGCGTGGTGGCCGAGACCATCCGGCAGGGCAACGACGGCGTCGAACGTCTGCCGGGCAAGCACGGGCAGAACCAGAGGTTCGAGTCCCTCGTCGTCATGATCGACGACACCGCAGGTCAGCTCGGTCGACTGTTCGGCGAACTCGGCGAGCTCGGCGTGAACGTCGAGGACCTCCGCCTCGAGCACTCACCGGGCGCGCAGTTCGGTCTCGCCGAGATCAGCGTCGAGCCCGCTGCACTGCACGGGGCGATCACCGGACTCCAGGAACGCGGCTGGCGGATTGCAGGTACCACCAATGACTGA
- the xerD gene encoding site-specific tyrosine recombinase XerD: MQLDRALDTYLRHVTIERGLSEHTIAAYRRDLGGYLEWLDAESIVDTAEITPAIVGRFIADRSSADPAPAATSLARLQSSVRGWHRFLAREGIEDDDPSGRLRPPKAPRRLPKALTIDQVERLLEAPSAEDPIGIRDRALLELLYATGARVSEAVGLDVDDLAHGDVLRLRGKGSKERIVPIGSFARTAVDAYLTRVRPGLAAKGRASARLFLGARGAPLSRQSAWLVIRAAAEHAHITAEVSPHTLRHSFATHLLQGGADVRVVQELLGHASVATTQIYTHVSVDTLRDIYATSHPRAR, from the coding sequence ATGCAACTCGATCGTGCGCTGGACACGTATCTGCGCCACGTCACGATCGAGCGCGGGCTCAGCGAGCACACGATCGCGGCCTATCGTCGCGATCTCGGCGGCTATCTGGAGTGGCTGGATGCCGAGAGCATCGTCGACACCGCCGAGATCACTCCGGCGATCGTGGGGCGCTTCATCGCTGATCGCTCCTCCGCCGACCCGGCGCCGGCCGCGACGAGCCTCGCGCGGTTGCAGTCGTCCGTGCGGGGATGGCATCGGTTCCTCGCCCGTGAGGGCATCGAGGACGACGACCCCAGCGGCCGTCTGAGGCCCCCCAAGGCTCCGCGCCGGCTGCCCAAGGCGCTGACCATCGATCAGGTCGAGCGGCTGCTCGAAGCGCCGAGCGCCGAGGATCCGATCGGCATCCGGGACCGGGCCCTTCTCGAGCTGCTCTACGCGACCGGTGCCCGAGTGTCGGAGGCAGTGGGCCTCGACGTCGACGACCTCGCCCACGGCGACGTCCTCCGGCTTCGGGGCAAGGGATCGAAGGAGCGCATAGTTCCGATCGGATCGTTCGCCCGCACAGCGGTGGACGCATACCTCACGCGGGTGCGGCCCGGGCTTGCGGCGAAGGGGCGAGCCTCGGCCCGCCTGTTCCTCGGCGCCCGCGGTGCCCCGCTGTCTCGGCAGAGCGCGTGGCTCGTGATCCGTGCGGCGGCCGAGCACGCGCACATCACCGCCGAGGTCTCGCCGCACACCCTGCGCCACTCGTTCGCGACGCATCTGCTGCAGGGGGGCGCCGACGTGCGCGTCGTACAGGAGCTGCTCGGCCACGCGTCGGTGGCGACGACCCAGATCTACACGCACGTGTCGGTGGACACCCTGCGCGACATCTACGCGACCTCCCACCCCCGCGCCCGCTGA
- a CDS encoding ParA family protein, producing the protein MGPTGRPYHGFATPEPLASHGPARIIALCNQKGGVGKTTTSINLAAALAEYGRKVLAVDFDPQGALSAGLGIQTHDVPTIYDLLLDTKRDAHDAIVHSGVEGLDVMPANIDLSAAEVHLVNEVARETILARVLRQVAGEYDVILIDCQPSLGLLTVNALTAAHGVIIPLECEFFALRGVALLIETIDKVRDRLNPSITMDGLLATMYDPRTLHSREVLERVVEAFGDDVLETVIGRTVKFPDASVSGVPITEFAPEHAAAQAYLRLARELVARGAVA; encoded by the coding sequence ATGGGACCCACCGGGCGTCCCTATCACGGCTTCGCGACCCCGGAACCGCTCGCATCGCACGGTCCCGCTCGCATCATCGCCCTGTGCAACCAGAAGGGCGGCGTCGGCAAGACGACGACGTCGATCAACCTCGCCGCTGCGCTGGCCGAATACGGTCGCAAGGTGCTCGCCGTCGACTTCGACCCCCAGGGCGCGCTGTCGGCCGGCCTCGGCATCCAGACACACGACGTGCCGACCATCTACGACCTGCTGCTCGACACGAAGCGCGACGCGCACGACGCGATCGTGCACTCGGGTGTCGAAGGCCTCGACGTGATGCCCGCCAACATCGACCTGTCGGCAGCCGAGGTGCACCTCGTCAACGAGGTCGCGCGTGAGACGATCCTCGCCCGCGTGCTGCGTCAGGTGGCGGGGGAGTACGACGTCATCCTCATCGACTGCCAGCCGTCGCTGGGTCTGCTGACCGTCAACGCGCTGACCGCCGCGCACGGCGTGATCATCCCGCTCGAGTGCGAGTTCTTCGCTTTGCGCGGTGTGGCGCTGCTGATCGAGACCATCGACAAGGTGCGCGACCGGCTGAACCCGTCGATCACGATGGACGGCCTCCTCGCCACGATGTACGACCCGCGCACCCTGCACTCGCGCGAGGTGCTCGAGCGAGTGGTCGAGGCGTTCGGCGACGACGTCCTCGAGACCGTGATCGGACGCACGGTGAAGTTCCCCGACGCATCGGTCTCCGGTGTGCCCATCACCGAGTTCGCACCGGAGCACGCCGCCGCCCAGGCGTACCTGCGGCTGGCGCGGGAGCTGGTCGCCCGTGGCGCTGTCGCCTGA
- a CDS encoding CTP synthase codes for MNSSSAGPKNDTTKHIFVTGGVVSSLGKGLTAASLGNLLTARGLRVVMQKLDPYLNVDPGTMNPFQHGEVFVTDDGAETDLDIGHYERFLDINLSQAANVTTGQIYSQVIARERRGEYLGDTVQVIPHITDEIKRRMRLQATEDPRPDVIITEVGGTVGDIESQPFLEAARQLRHELGRDSVFFVHVSLVPFMGASGEQKTKPTQHSVAALRQVGIQPDALVLRSDRPVSESNRNKIALMCDVDAEGVINTVDLPSIYDIPSTLNDQGLDSYIVRRLGLDQKAADEVDWSRWSKVLHAVHNPKHEVTIGLVGKYIDLPDAYLSVTEALKAGGFAQETKVNIRWIPSDRCETPEGAQEQLAALDGICVPGGFGIRGIEGKLGALKFAREQGIPTLGLCLGLQCMVIEYARDVAGIAGASSSEFDPETTEPVIATMAEQVEILDGGDLGGTMRLGLYKAALAEGSLASELYGAPEASERHRHRYEVNNAYRTRLSEAGLVFSGLNPELDLVEYVELPRDVHPYYIATQAHPELRSRPTDPHPLFRGLVGAAIERHRSSELFDVEADA; via the coding sequence ATGAACTCTTCTTCTGCGGGGCCCAAGAACGACACGACCAAGCACATCTTTGTGACGGGTGGTGTCGTTTCGTCTTTGGGTAAGGGGCTCACTGCCGCAAGCCTCGGCAACCTTCTGACGGCACGCGGACTCCGCGTCGTCATGCAGAAGCTCGATCCGTACCTGAACGTCGATCCGGGCACGATGAACCCGTTCCAGCACGGCGAGGTCTTCGTCACGGACGACGGCGCCGAGACCGATCTCGACATCGGACACTACGAGCGCTTCCTCGACATCAACCTGTCGCAGGCTGCCAACGTCACGACCGGACAGATCTACTCGCAGGTGATCGCGCGCGAGCGCCGCGGCGAGTACCTCGGCGACACCGTGCAGGTCATCCCGCACATCACCGACGAGATCAAGCGACGCATGCGTCTGCAGGCGACCGAGGACCCCCGTCCCGACGTGATCATCACCGAGGTCGGTGGAACGGTGGGTGACATCGAGTCGCAGCCGTTCCTCGAGGCGGCACGTCAGCTCCGCCACGAACTCGGTCGTGACAGCGTGTTCTTCGTGCACGTATCGCTCGTGCCGTTCATGGGCGCGTCCGGCGAGCAGAAGACCAAGCCCACCCAGCACTCGGTCGCGGCCCTCCGCCAGGTCGGCATCCAGCCCGACGCCCTCGTGCTGCGCAGCGACCGTCCGGTCAGCGAGAGCAACCGCAACAAGATCGCGCTCATGTGCGACGTCGACGCCGAAGGCGTCATCAACACGGTCGACCTGCCGAGCATCTACGACATTCCCTCGACGCTGAACGATCAGGGCCTCGACTCGTACATCGTGCGCCGCCTCGGCCTCGACCAGAAGGCCGCAGATGAGGTCGACTGGTCGCGGTGGAGCAAAGTGCTGCATGCGGTGCACAACCCCAAGCACGAGGTGACGATCGGCCTGGTCGGCAAGTACATCGACCTCCCCGACGCCTACCTCTCGGTCACCGAGGCGCTCAAGGCCGGCGGCTTCGCCCAGGAGACCAAGGTCAACATCCGCTGGATCCCCTCGGACCGCTGCGAGACTCCCGAGGGCGCGCAGGAGCAGCTCGCCGCACTCGACGGCATCTGCGTCCCCGGTGGATTCGGCATTCGCGGCATCGAGGGCAAGCTCGGCGCGCTGAAGTTCGCACGCGAGCAAGGGATCCCGACCCTCGGCCTCTGCCTCGGCCTGCAGTGCATGGTCATCGAGTACGCCCGTGACGTGGCCGGCATCGCCGGAGCATCCTCGAGCGAGTTCGACCCCGAGACCACCGAGCCCGTCATCGCGACCATGGCCGAGCAGGTCGAGATCCTCGACGGCGGCGACCTGGGCGGCACGATGCGTCTCGGCCTCTACAAGGCTGCGCTGGCCGAAGGTTCGCTGGCGAGCGAGCTGTACGGCGCGCCGGAGGCCTCGGAGCGCCACCGCCACCGCTACGAGGTCAACAACGCTTATCGCACGCGTCTGTCCGAGGCCGGTCTCGTCTTCTCGGGGCTGAACCCCGAGCTCGACCTCGTCGAGTACGTCGAGCTTCCGCGCGACGTGCACCCGTACTACATCGCCACGCAGGCACACCCCGAGCTCCGCTCGCGTCCGACCGATCCGCACCCGCTGTTCCGCGGTCTCGTCGGAGCGGCGATCGAGCGTCACCGCTCGAGCGAGCTGTTCGACGTGGAAGCCGATGCCTGA
- the cmk gene encoding (d)CMP kinase yields the protein MTDFIAIDGPAGSGKSSVSKAVARKLGFGYLDTGSAYRALAWHVLDRGADTADAEAVLAAVAEFPVRLGLDPDDRTVQVGDVDVTDAIREPSVSGAVSGVARVPEVREQVNHLFRSLVADAPYPAVVVEGRDITTVVAPDAPVRILLTAAPEVRAARRAGELAGENAEAVAAALHKRDASDSAVVDFLNAAEGVEVVDSTELDFPQTIDAVLTVIERIRGVHHG from the coding sequence ATGACTGATTTCATCGCCATCGACGGACCGGCCGGCTCCGGCAAGTCCAGCGTGTCCAAGGCCGTCGCCCGCAAGCTCGGATTCGGCTACCTGGACACCGGCTCCGCCTACCGCGCACTCGCCTGGCATGTTCTCGACCGGGGTGCGGACACGGCGGATGCCGAAGCCGTCCTCGCCGCGGTTGCCGAGTTCCCGGTGCGCCTGGGCCTCGACCCCGACGACCGCACCGTGCAGGTCGGCGACGTGGACGTCACCGACGCGATCCGCGAGCCGTCGGTCTCCGGCGCCGTGAGCGGGGTCGCGAGAGTGCCCGAGGTGCGCGAGCAGGTCAACCATCTGTTCCGCTCTCTCGTCGCCGACGCGCCGTACCCTGCCGTCGTCGTCGAGGGGCGTGACATCACGACCGTCGTCGCCCCGGACGCACCCGTCCGCATCCTTCTCACGGCCGCGCCCGAGGTGCGCGCCGCACGACGTGCCGGCGAACTCGCCGGCGAGAACGCCGAAGCCGTCGCCGCCGCACTGCACAAGCGCGACGCATCCGACAGCGCCGTCGTCGACTTCCTGAACGCCGCAGAGGGCGTCGAGGTCGTCGATTCGACGGAGCTCGATTTCCCACAGACCATCGACGCCGTCCTCACGGTGATCGAACGAATCCGAGGAGTACACCATGGCTGA
- a CDS encoding NUDIX hydrolase: MPEFDELRDEPFEPEVLHSEVGFEGVVWNVRDDRVRYGDGEIRRQYVAHTGAVAILALDDDGRVLLIQQYRHPIRHRDWELPAGLLDVPGEEPVEAARRELAEEADLVAAEWEPLVSSWTTPGGNDEVIHLFLATGISAAPSAHAREDEEADIRVEWVPLDDVVRAILDGRMRNGILSIGALAAAQRLRDRS; encoded by the coding sequence ATGCCTGAGTTCGACGAACTGCGGGACGAGCCCTTCGAGCCCGAGGTCCTCCACAGCGAGGTCGGGTTCGAGGGCGTCGTCTGGAACGTGCGCGACGACCGCGTGCGTTACGGCGATGGTGAGATCCGCCGCCAGTACGTCGCGCACACGGGCGCCGTCGCGATCCTCGCGCTCGACGACGACGGACGCGTGCTGCTTATCCAGCAGTATCGGCATCCGATCCGTCACCGCGACTGGGAGTTGCCCGCCGGTCTGCTCGACGTGCCTGGGGAGGAGCCCGTCGAGGCTGCCCGGCGCGAGCTCGCCGAGGAAGCCGACCTGGTCGCCGCGGAGTGGGAGCCCCTCGTCTCGTCATGGACGACACCTGGCGGCAACGACGAGGTCATCCACCTCTTCCTCGCCACAGGGATCTCTGCTGCACCGTCCGCGCACGCGCGGGAGGACGAAGAAGCTGACATCCGCGTCGAGTGGGTTCCGCTCGACGACGTGGTCAGGGCGATCCTCGACGGCCGCATGCGCAACGGCATCCTCAGCATCGGTGCGCTCGCGGCCGCGCAGAGGCTGCGCGACCGGAGCTGA